In the Myxococcota bacterium genome, one interval contains:
- the rpiB gene encoding ribose 5-phosphate isomerase B, translating to MGDAIAIASDHRGTKLKADLRERLEGLGHPVQDFGTHGDDSVDYPDHAAAAARAGSRGETPRGIVICGSGLGVSYTANRFPGVRAAWVQDVEAAHMSREHNDANIIALPADRLDADSAWPIVQAWLETPFEGGRHQRRVEKIDTVSSGAGSYRNLEAEDPDIADCIRREAKRQALNLELIASENFVSEAVLEAVGSVCTNKYAEGYPGRRYYGGCEVVDEIENLAIERAKALFGAEHANVQPHAGSQANEAVYRAVCEVGDTVLAMNLDHGGHLTHGSPVNFSGKLYNIVPYGVREDTEQIDYDALRALAREHRPRMIQCGTTAYSRVVDFDAFREIADEVGAVLFADIAHIAGLVATGVHPSPVGKAHLVTTTTHKTLRGPRGGLILCDADWAKKVNSAVFPGGQGGPLMHVIAAKAVAFREAAKPEFRDYCSAVLANAKALAEGVVDAGFRVVSGGTDTHLFLLSLVDRDVTGKAAEAALERAGITANKNMVPFDPRKPAVTSGVRIGTPAATTRGMREAEMTQVAGLIARALNHAEDAAVLEEVRGEVEALCRRFPLYAGHWSD from the coding sequence ATGGGCGATGCCATTGCCATCGCGAGCGACCACCGCGGTACCAAGCTCAAGGCGGATCTGCGCGAGCGGTTGGAGGGCCTGGGCCATCCCGTCCAGGATTTCGGAACCCACGGCGATGACTCGGTGGACTACCCGGATCACGCAGCAGCGGCGGCGCGCGCCGGTTCGCGAGGCGAGACGCCGCGCGGCATCGTGATCTGCGGAAGCGGCCTCGGCGTCTCCTACACGGCGAACCGGTTCCCCGGGGTGCGCGCTGCGTGGGTGCAGGATGTCGAAGCGGCGCACATGTCGCGCGAGCACAACGACGCGAACATCATCGCGCTGCCTGCCGATCGACTCGACGCCGACAGCGCCTGGCCGATCGTCCAGGCCTGGCTCGAGACGCCCTTCGAGGGTGGGCGGCATCAGCGCCGCGTCGAGAAGATCGACACCGTGTCTTCGGGGGCGGGCTCCTACCGGAACCTCGAGGCCGAGGATCCGGACATCGCGGATTGCATCCGCCGCGAGGCAAAGCGCCAGGCGCTCAACCTGGAGCTGATCGCGTCGGAGAACTTCGTGTCCGAGGCGGTGCTCGAGGCCGTGGGCTCGGTCTGCACGAACAAGTACGCCGAAGGCTATCCCGGGCGTCGCTACTACGGCGGCTGCGAAGTGGTCGACGAGATCGAGAACCTCGCGATCGAGCGGGCGAAAGCGCTGTTCGGTGCCGAGCACGCCAACGTCCAACCCCACGCGGGCTCCCAGGCGAACGAAGCGGTCTACCGCGCGGTCTGCGAGGTGGGCGACACGGTCCTCGCGATGAACCTCGACCACGGTGGTCACCTCACCCACGGCAGTCCGGTCAACTTCTCGGGGAAGCTCTACAACATCGTTCCCTACGGTGTTCGGGAAGACACCGAGCAGATCGACTACGACGCCCTGCGCGCGCTCGCCCGTGAGCACCGTCCGCGGATGATCCAGTGCGGGACCACGGCCTACTCGCGGGTCGTCGACTTCGACGCCTTCCGCGAGATCGCCGACGAAGTGGGTGCCGTCCTGTTCGCCGACATCGCCCACATCGCCGGGCTCGTGGCGACCGGGGTGCACCCCAGCCCGGTGGGGAAGGCGCACCTCGTCACCACGACGACCCACAAGACCCTGCGCGGCCCGCGCGGCGGCTTGATCCTGTGCGACGCCGACTGGGCGAAGAAGGTGAACAGCGCCGTCTTCCCGGGCGGGCAGGGCGGACCGCTGATGCACGTGATCGCGGCGAAGGCGGTGGCCTTCCGCGAGGCGGCGAAGCCCGAGTTCCGCGACTACTGCAGCGCGGTGCTCGCGAACGCGAAGGCCCTCGCCGAGGGCGTGGTCGACGCGGGCTTCCGGGTGGTGTCGGGTGGGACCGATACGCACCTCTTCCTGCTCTCCCTCGTCGACCGTGACGTGACCGGCAAGGCGGCCGAAGCCGCACTCGAGCGGGCCGGCATCACGGCGAACAAGAACATGGTGCCCTTCGACCCGCGCAAGCCCGCGGTGACCTCGGGAGTGCGGATCGGCACGCCCGCGGCCACTACCCGGGGCATGCGCGAAGCGGAGATGACCCAGGTGGCCGGCTTGATCGCCCGCGCGCTGAACCATGCCGAGGACGCCGCCGTCCTCGAAGAGGTGCGCGGCGAGGTGGAGGCGCTGTGTCGGCGCTTCCCGCTCTACGCCGGTCATTGGAGCGACTGA
- the nrdR gene encoding transcriptional regulator NrdR produces the protein MRCPYCADSTNRVIDSRLGRDGSEIRRRRECGECGRRFTTRERVEEVFPKVVKRDERREDFWREKIVVAVQKACEKRPVSSDALERLVDRVERAAQELGEKEVSTRVIGDRVLDELVAMDSLAAARFASVFHNFETADDYAEFFRQLEELRRARE, from the coding sequence GTGCGTTGTCCCTACTGCGCCGATTCGACGAACCGGGTGATCGACTCTCGCCTCGGTCGCGACGGCAGTGAAATTCGCCGCCGTCGCGAGTGCGGTGAATGCGGCCGTCGCTTCACGACGCGCGAGCGCGTCGAAGAGGTGTTCCCGAAGGTCGTGAAGCGCGACGAGCGCCGCGAGGATTTCTGGCGCGAGAAGATCGTCGTCGCCGTGCAGAAGGCCTGCGAGAAGCGGCCGGTGAGCTCCGACGCGCTCGAGCGTCTGGTCGATCGGGTCGAGCGGGCAGCCCAGGAGCTCGGGGAGAAAGAGGTCTCCACGCGCGTGATCGGCGACCGCGTGCTCGACGAGCTGGTCGCGATGGACAGCCTCGCCGCGGCCCGCTTCGCCTCGGTGTTCCACAACTTCGAGACCGCCGACGACTACGCCGAGTTCTTTCGCCAGCTCGAAGAACTGCGACGCGCGCGCGAATGA